A DNA window from Pongo abelii isolate AG06213 chromosome 2, NHGRI_mPonAbe1-v2.0_pri, whole genome shotgun sequence contains the following coding sequences:
- the LOC100443959 gene encoding zinc finger protein 42 homolog — protein sequence MNQQLKKPAKTRRQKGLGGRAPSGAKPRQDKASQDLQAEIEPVSAVWALCDGYVCYEPGPQALGEDDFSYCYVECIIRGEFSQPILEEDSRFESLEYLKKGSEQELSQKVLEASTLLECSLEYMKKGAKKELPQKMVGENSLEYSEYMAGKKLPPGGIPGIDLSDPKQLAEFARKKPPINKQYDSLSAIACPQSGCTKKLRNRAALRKHLLIHGPRDHICAECGKAFFESSKLKRHFLVHTGEKPFQCTFEGCGKRFSLDFNLRTHVRIHTGEKRFVCPFQGCNRRFIQSNNLKAHILTHANANKNEQDGK from the coding sequence ATGAACCAGCAACTGAAGAAACCGGCAAAGACGAGACGCCAGAAAGGCCTGGGTGGAAGAGCCCCCAGTGGGGCTAAGCCCAGGCAAGACAAGGCAAGCCAAGACCTGCAGGCGGAAATAGAACCTGTCAGTGCGGTGTGGGCCTTATGTGATGGCTATGTGTGCTATGAGCCTGGCCCTCAGGCTCTCGGAGAGGATGATTTCTCGTACTGTTACGTAGAATGCATCATAAGGGGTGAGTTTTCTCAACCCATCCTGGAAGAGGACTCACGTTTTGAGTCCTTGGAATACCTAAAGAAAGGATCAGAACAAGAGCTTTCTCAAAAAGTTCTCGAAGCAAGCACCCTTCTTGAATGTTCTTTGGAATACATGAAAAAAGGGGCAAAGAAAGAGCTTCCTCAAAAGATGGTTGGAGAGAATTCGCTTGAGTATTCTGAGTACATGGCAGGCAAGAAGCTTCCGCCTGGAGGAATACCTGGCATTGACTTATCAGATCCTAAACAGCTCGCAGAATTTGCTAGAAAGAAGCCCCCCATAAATAAACAATATGACAGTCTGAGCGCAATCGCTTGTCCTCAGAGTGGATGCACGAAGAAGTTGAGGAATAGAGCTGCCCTGAGAAAGCATCTCCTAATTCATGGTCCCCGAGACCACATCTGTGCggaatgtgggaaagctttcTTTGAGAGCTCAAAACTAAAAAGACATTTCCTggttcatactggagagaagccgTTTCAGTGCACTTTTGAAGGGTGCGGAAAGCGCTTCTCTCTGGACTTTAATTTGCGTACACATGTACGCATCCACACGGGGGAGAAACGTTTTGTATGCCCCTTTCAAGGCTGTAACAGGAGGTTTATTCAGTCAAATAACCTGAAAGCCCACATCCTAACGCATGCAAATGCGAACAAGAATGAACAAGATGGAAAGTAG